Proteins found in one Amycolatopsis aidingensis genomic segment:
- a CDS encoding SDR family oxidoreductase, which translates to MDSLKDRVAIVTGASRGIGLGIAEELVSRGAKVCVTARKPEPLAEAVAGLGGEQVAIGVPGKADDPAHQEEAVARTVETFGRLDLLVNNTGINPVYGPIVDIEPEAASKILGVNVLAPLGWVRRARDAWMGEHGGAVVNVASVAGLGASPGIGMYGVSKAALIRLTTELAHELGPGIRVNAVAPAVVKTQFATALYEGREDEVAAPYPLKRLGVPADVAGAVAFLLSEQAGWITGQTLVLDGGVTLAGGL; encoded by the coding sequence GTGGACTCGCTCAAGGATCGTGTTGCCATCGTCACCGGCGCAAGCCGGGGCATCGGGCTGGGCATCGCCGAGGAACTCGTGTCGCGCGGCGCCAAGGTGTGCGTCACCGCGCGCAAGCCCGAACCGCTCGCCGAGGCCGTGGCCGGTCTCGGCGGCGAACAGGTCGCCATCGGGGTGCCCGGCAAGGCCGACGACCCCGCGCACCAGGAGGAGGCGGTGGCACGCACGGTCGAGACCTTCGGCCGGCTCGACCTGCTGGTCAACAACACCGGCATCAACCCGGTGTACGGGCCGATCGTGGACATCGAGCCGGAGGCGGCGAGCAAGATCCTCGGGGTCAACGTGCTGGCACCGCTGGGCTGGGTGCGCCGGGCAAGGGACGCCTGGATGGGGGAGCACGGCGGGGCGGTGGTGAACGTGGCCTCGGTGGCCGGGCTGGGTGCCTCGCCGGGGATCGGGATGTACGGGGTCAGCAAGGCCGCGCTGATCCGGCTGACCACCGAGCTGGCGCACGAGCTCGGCCCCGGCATCCGGGTCAACGCGGTGGCGCCCGCGGTGGTGAAGACCCAGTTCGCCACCGCGCTGTACGAGGGCAGGGAGGACGAGGTCGCCGCGCCCTACCCGCTGAAGCGGCTCGGGGTACCCGCCGACGTCGCGGGGGCGGTCGCCTTCCTGCTGTCCGAGCAGGCCGGCTGGATCACCGGCCAGACGCTGGTGCTGGACGGCGGCGTGACCCTGGCCGGTGGCCTGTGA
- a CDS encoding TetR/AcrR family transcriptional regulator codes for MREPRQERSKATRRRLMEAAVECLGELGWNGTTVAVIAERAGVSRGAAQHHFPTREDLVAAAVAHVGDEQIVELRARAAALPAGPSRAEPVARMLLDLYTGPMFRAALHLWVAASTDESLRGVLVPLEARVGREVHRVAIELLGADESRPGVRETVQATLDLARGLGLANLLTDDTRRRGQIARQWARILEPAIGEPAGTTRAATSS; via the coding sequence ATGCGGGAACCACGCCAGGAACGCAGCAAGGCCACTCGGCGGCGGCTGATGGAGGCCGCCGTCGAGTGCCTTGGCGAACTGGGCTGGAACGGCACCACGGTGGCGGTGATCGCGGAACGGGCCGGGGTGTCACGCGGGGCGGCGCAGCACCACTTCCCGACAAGGGAGGACCTGGTCGCCGCCGCCGTCGCCCACGTGGGTGACGAGCAGATCGTGGAGCTGCGCGCGCGGGCGGCCGCCCTGCCCGCGGGGCCGTCCAGGGCCGAGCCGGTGGCGCGGATGCTGCTCGACCTCTACACCGGCCCGATGTTCCGTGCGGCGCTGCATCTGTGGGTGGCCGCCTCCACCGACGAGTCCCTGCGCGGAGTGCTGGTGCCACTGGAGGCCAGGGTCGGGCGCGAGGTGCACCGGGTGGCGATCGAGTTGCTGGGCGCGGACGAGTCCCGCCCGGGGGTACGGGAGACCGTGCAGGCCACCCTCGACCTCGCCCGCGGGCTCGGGCTGGCGAACCTGCTCACCGACGACACCCGGCGGCGCGGGCAGATCGCCAGGCAGTGGGCGCGGATCCTGGAGCCCGCGATCGGCGAGCCAGCCGGAACCACCCGGGCCGCGACCTCGTCATAG
- a CDS encoding acyl-CoA dehydrogenase family protein, with protein sequence MTDKPFDTPERLELRKTVRRFVEREVLPHLDDWERAGELPRDLHRRAGEIGLLGLAFPDGAGGGGGDYLDALTVTEEIHYAGGSGGLIASLFTCGIAVPHIVTAGDPAQIERWVRPALAGELIGSLAVTEPDGGSDVASVRTTAHRDGDHYLVNGSKTFITSGARADFVTTVVRTGEPGAHGLSLLVVERGTPGFTVTRRLEKMGWNCSDTAELSYADVRVPAENLVGQEGSGFGQLATHFVTERLSLAVQAYATAQRALDLTLDWCRLRETFGRPLISRQLVQHKLVEMARRVDVARGYTRQVALRHVAGEDVIAEACFAKNTAVEAGEWVVNEAVQLHGGLGYLREAEVERHYRDIRILGIGGGTNEILAGLAAKRLGFHA encoded by the coding sequence GTGACCGACAAGCCTTTCGACACTCCGGAACGGCTGGAGCTGCGCAAGACGGTGCGGCGGTTCGTGGAGCGCGAGGTGCTGCCGCACCTTGACGACTGGGAACGTGCCGGGGAACTGCCAAGGGACCTGCACCGCAGGGCCGGTGAGATCGGGTTGCTCGGCCTCGCCTTCCCGGACGGCGCCGGTGGCGGCGGCGGGGACTACCTGGACGCGCTGACGGTGACCGAGGAGATCCACTACGCCGGCGGCTCCGGCGGCCTGATCGCCTCCCTGTTCACCTGCGGGATCGCCGTGCCGCATATCGTCACGGCCGGGGATCCCGCACAGATCGAGCGCTGGGTGCGGCCTGCCCTTGCCGGGGAGCTGATCGGCTCGCTGGCGGTGACCGAGCCGGACGGCGGCTCGGACGTGGCCTCGGTCCGCACCACCGCCCACAGGGACGGGGACCATTACCTGGTCAACGGGTCCAAGACCTTCATCACCTCCGGTGCGCGCGCCGACTTCGTGACCACCGTGGTGCGCACCGGGGAACCAGGTGCGCACGGCCTGTCCCTGTTGGTGGTGGAGCGGGGCACGCCAGGGTTCACGGTCACCCGCAGGCTGGAGAAGATGGGCTGGAACTGCTCGGACACCGCCGAGCTGTCCTATGCGGACGTACGGGTTCCGGCGGAGAACCTGGTCGGCCAGGAAGGAAGCGGGTTCGGGCAGCTGGCTACCCACTTCGTCACCGAGCGGCTTTCCCTTGCCGTGCAGGCCTATGCCACCGCGCAGCGGGCGCTGGACCTCACCCTGGACTGGTGCCGGCTGCGGGAGACCTTCGGCAGGCCGTTGATCTCCCGGCAGCTGGTACAGCACAAGCTGGTCGAGATGGCGCGCAGGGTGGACGTGGCGCGCGGCTACACCCGCCAGGTCGCGCTGCGGCACGTGGCGGGCGAGGACGTGATCGCCGAGGCCTGCTTCGCCAAGAACACCGCGGTCGAGGCGGGGGAGTGGGTGGTGAACGAGGCGGTGCAGCTGCACGGCGGCCTCGGCTACCTGCGTGAGGCCGAGGTGGAACGGCACTACCGCGACATCCGGATACTCGGCATCGGCGGCGGGACCAACGAGATCCTGGCCGGCCTTGCCGCGAAACGATTGGGATTTCACGCATGA
- a CDS encoding acyl-CoA dehydrogenase family protein, translating to MDFTEPEERQALRKAVAELGASYGHEYYRKQARSGGHTNELWDEAGRLGYLGVAVPEEYGGGGAGIGDLAAVCEEFCAAGTPMLLMVVSPAICATVIARFGTEEQKRHWLPGFAEGRVRMAFAITEPDAGSNSHRITTTARRENGSWVLSGRKVYISGVDEADAVLVVGRTEDARTGKLKPALFIVPTDAPGFEYRRIEMDVISADSQFALFLDEVTLPADALVGSEDAAIAQLFAGLNPERIMGASFSLGVARYALDRAVRYAGERKVWDTPIGAHQGLAHPLAEIKVELELAKLMTQKAATLYDAGDDFGAGEAANMAKYAGAEVAIRAVDQAVQVHGGNGLAAEYGLGALIAAARVGRIAPVSREMVLNFVAQHSLGLPKSY from the coding sequence GTGGATTTCACCGAACCCGAAGAGCGGCAGGCGCTGCGCAAGGCGGTCGCCGAGCTGGGCGCGAGCTACGGCCACGAGTACTACCGCAAGCAGGCCCGCAGCGGCGGGCACACGAACGAGCTGTGGGACGAGGCGGGACGGCTGGGCTACCTCGGGGTCGCCGTGCCAGAGGAGTACGGCGGCGGGGGCGCCGGCATCGGCGACCTGGCCGCGGTCTGCGAGGAGTTCTGCGCCGCGGGCACCCCGATGCTGCTGATGGTGGTCTCGCCCGCGATCTGCGCGACGGTGATCGCCCGGTTCGGCACCGAGGAGCAGAAGCGGCACTGGCTGCCCGGATTCGCCGAGGGCCGGGTGCGGATGGCCTTCGCCATCACCGAACCGGACGCCGGATCGAACTCGCACCGGATCACCACCACCGCGCGCAGGGAGAACGGTAGCTGGGTGCTGTCCGGGCGCAAGGTCTACATCTCCGGGGTGGACGAGGCCGATGCCGTGCTGGTCGTCGGGCGCACCGAGGACGCAAGGACCGGCAAGCTCAAGCCGGCGCTGTTCATCGTGCCCACCGACGCACCCGGCTTCGAGTACCGGCGGATCGAGATGGACGTGATCTCGGCCGACAGCCAGTTCGCGCTGTTCCTCGACGAGGTGACGCTGCCTGCGGACGCCCTGGTCGGCTCCGAGGACGCGGCCATCGCGCAGCTGTTCGCCGGGCTCAACCCGGAACGCATCATGGGCGCCTCCTTCTCCCTCGGGGTGGCCCGGTACGCGCTGGACCGCGCGGTGCGCTACGCGGGGGAGCGCAAGGTGTGGGACACCCCGATCGGCGCGCACCAGGGACTGGCCCACCCGCTCGCCGAGATCAAGGTCGAGCTGGAGCTGGCCAAGCTGATGACCCAGAAGGCCGCCACGCTGTACGACGCCGGGGACGACTTCGGTGCGGGGGAGGCGGCCAATATGGCCAAGTACGCGGGTGCGGAGGTGGCCATCCGGGCCGTGGACCAGGCCGTGCAGGTACACGGCGGTAACGGGCTCGCCGCCGAGTACGGCCTCGGCGCGCTGATCGCCGCGGCAAGGGTGGGCCGGATCGCACCTGTGAGCAGGGAGATGGTGCTGAACTTCGTCGCGCAGCATAGTCTCGGACTACCCAAGTCCTACTAA
- a CDS encoding TetR/AcrR family transcriptional regulator, with product MTQSLPAELWPDVQPDAARRLMLAGVESFARRGYHATTTRDIASGAGMSPAALYVHFPSKAALLFAISRSGHEQALALVENAINDPESQGDPVAAMRRVAEDFVAWHARRHTVARVVQYELQALPEQEYAVVADLRRRIERVVRDLIEQGLREGVFRVADPRTAARAALSLGVDVARWYSERSSKAPPELAREYGELVLRMLGAEIA from the coding sequence ATGACGCAGTCACTGCCCGCCGAGTTGTGGCCGGACGTGCAGCCCGACGCCGCCCGCAGGCTGATGCTGGCCGGGGTCGAGTCCTTCGCGCGCCGCGGATACCACGCCACCACCACCCGCGATATCGCCAGCGGTGCCGGGATGAGCCCGGCCGCACTGTATGTGCACTTTCCCTCCAAGGCCGCCCTGCTGTTCGCGATCAGCCGCAGCGGGCACGAGCAGGCGCTCGCGCTGGTGGAGAACGCGATCAACGACCCGGAATCGCAGGGGGATCCGGTGGCGGCGATGCGCAGGGTGGCCGAGGACTTCGTGGCCTGGCACGCGCGGCGGCACACCGTGGCCAGGGTCGTGCAGTACGAGCTACAGGCGCTGCCGGAGCAGGAGTACGCGGTGGTCGCCGACCTGCGCAGGCGGATCGAGCGGGTGGTTCGCGACCTGATCGAGCAGGGCCTGCGCGAGGGTGTCTTCCGGGTGGCTGACCCGCGCACCGCCGCCAGGGCGGCACTGTCCCTCGGCGTGGACGTGGCCCGCTGGTACAGCGAACGCTCCAGCAAGGCGCCCCCCGAGCTGGCCCGCGAGTACGGCGAGCTGGTGCTGCGCATGCTCGGCGCCGAGATTGCCTGA
- a CDS encoding SDR family oxidoreductase → MSTLAGKTLIMSGGSRGIGEAIALRAAADGANVAMIAKTTEPHPKLPGTIHTAAKAVEEAGGQALPIVGDIRDDEAVAAAVERTAEQFGGIDIVVNNASAIDLTPSESIGMKRYDLMQDINCRGSFLLSRTAIPHLRRAANPHILTLSPPISLDEKWFTAGHLAYSIAKYSMSLVTVGLAAELRPDGIAANSLWPRTTIDTAAIRNVVGAELASKSRTPEIMADSAHVIVTKPSREVTGNFFIDDEVLAAEGVTDFAKYRLCEREEDLQLDFWVEPA, encoded by the coding sequence GTGAGCACGCTGGCGGGCAAGACCCTCATCATGTCCGGCGGGAGCAGGGGAATCGGCGAGGCCATCGCGCTGCGCGCCGCCGCGGACGGCGCGAACGTCGCGATGATCGCCAAGACCACCGAGCCGCACCCGAAGCTGCCCGGCACCATCCACACCGCGGCCAAGGCCGTGGAGGAGGCGGGCGGGCAGGCCCTGCCGATCGTGGGGGACATCCGCGACGACGAGGCCGTGGCCGCCGCGGTGGAGCGCACGGCCGAGCAGTTCGGCGGCATCGACATCGTGGTGAACAACGCCAGCGCGATCGACCTGACCCCCTCGGAGTCGATCGGGATGAAGCGCTACGACCTGATGCAGGACATCAACTGCCGTGGCTCCTTCCTGCTGTCCCGCACCGCGATCCCGCATCTGCGCAGGGCGGCCAACCCGCATATCCTCACCCTCTCGCCGCCGATCAGCCTGGACGAGAAGTGGTTCACCGCGGGCCACCTCGCCTACAGCATCGCCAAGTACTCGATGAGCCTTGTCACCGTCGGGCTGGCCGCCGAGCTGCGGCCGGACGGGATCGCGGCCAACTCGCTGTGGCCGCGCACCACCATCGACACCGCCGCGATCCGCAACGTGGTCGGGGCGGAGCTGGCCAGCAAGTCCCGTACCCCGGAGATCATGGCCGACTCGGCCCATGTGATCGTCACCAAGCCCAGCCGCGAGGTGACCGGCAACTTCTTCATCGACGACGAGGTGCTGGCCGCCGAGGGCGTGACCGACTTCGCGAAGTACCGGCTCTGTGAGCGGGAGGAGGACCTGCAGCTCGACTTCTGGGTCGAGCCTGCCTGA
- a CDS encoding RNA polymerase sigma-70 factor, which yields MATSGSVREFEDQRPRLLGLAYRLLGSATEAEDAVQDAFLRWDQADRASIGTPSAWLAKVVTNLCLNRLTSARARRERYLGPWLPEPVRTTDGALGPLDTVEQRDSVSMALLVLLERLGPAERAVFVLREAFGYGHREIAEIVELSESNCRQLYRRARQRLAEAGGQAPAPPDRTRWQGFVERFLAAAREGDLSGLEQLLAEDVTSWADGGGKVHAARKPIHGRERVAQYLLRGLSRYVQGFELRMTEVNDQPALVSVADGTVQGVLLLEVAGDHIVTLRTIANPDKLTFLTRQLL from the coding sequence GTGGCCACGTCCGGATCGGTGCGGGAGTTCGAGGACCAGCGGCCGCGCCTGCTCGGCCTCGCCTACCGGCTGCTCGGATCGGCCACCGAGGCCGAGGATGCCGTGCAGGACGCGTTCCTGCGCTGGGACCAGGCCGACCGCGCTTCGATCGGGACCCCCTCGGCCTGGCTGGCCAAGGTGGTCACCAACCTGTGCCTGAACCGGCTGACCTCGGCCAGGGCCCGGAGGGAGCGGTATCTCGGCCCGTGGCTGCCGGAGCCGGTGCGCACCACGGACGGCGCGCTGGGTCCACTGGACACCGTCGAGCAGCGCGACTCGGTGTCCATGGCGCTGCTGGTGCTGCTGGAACGGCTCGGCCCGGCCGAGCGGGCGGTGTTCGTACTGCGCGAGGCGTTCGGCTACGGGCACCGGGAGATCGCCGAGATCGTCGAGCTGAGCGAGTCGAACTGCCGCCAGCTGTATCGCCGGGCCCGGCAGCGGCTGGCCGAGGCGGGTGGCCAGGCCCCGGCCCCGCCGGACCGGACCCGATGGCAGGGCTTCGTGGAGCGGTTTCTCGCGGCGGCCCGCGAGGGTGACCTGTCCGGCCTGGAGCAACTGCTGGCCGAGGACGTCACCTCCTGGGCCGATGGTGGCGGCAAGGTGCACGCCGCGCGCAAGCCGATCCATGGCCGCGAGCGGGTGGCGCAGTACCTGCTGCGCGGGCTCTCCCGTTACGTTCAGGGGTTCGAGCTGCGGATGACCGAGGTCAACGACCAGCCCGCCCTGGTCTCCGTCGCCGACGGGACTGTCCAGGGGGTCCTGCTGCTGGAGGTCGCGGGCGACCACATCGTCACCCTGCGCACCATCGCCAACCCCGACAAGCTCACCTTCCTCACCCGCCAGCTGCTGTGA
- a CDS encoding acyl-CoA carboxylase subunit beta has product MTVWKSVVDTGSPDFAANREAMLEKLAEVEAEHAKAIEGGGEKYVQRHRERGKLLARERIELLIDEDSAFLELSPLAAWGSDYRVGGSMITGIGVVEGVECMIIASDPTVKGGAMNPHSLKKGFRAADIAEQNRLPTINLVESGGADLPAQKEIFIPGGRTFRDLTRSSARKIPTVALVFGNSTAGGAYLPGMSDYVVMVKERAKVFLGGPPLVKMATGEESDDESLGGAEMHARTSGLADYLAVDEQDAIRLGRGIIRRLNWHKQGPAPKPDYEEPRYDTEDLVGIVPPDLKVPFEPREVIARVVDGSDFDEFKPLYGSSLVTGWAQVHGYPVGILANAQGVLFSEESQKATQFIQLANSSDTPLIFLHNTTGYMVGKSYEQAGIIKHGAMMINAVSNSAVPHISVLMGASYGAGHYGMCGRAYDPRFLFAWPSAKSAVMGAQQLAGVLSIVARQAAASRGQDYSEENDAAMRAMVEGQIEAESLPMFLSGMLYDDGIIDPRDTRTVLGLSLSAIHNGPVKGADGFGVFRM; this is encoded by the coding sequence ATGACCGTGTGGAAGTCCGTAGTGGACACGGGATCCCCCGACTTCGCCGCGAACCGGGAGGCCATGCTGGAGAAGCTGGCCGAGGTCGAGGCCGAGCACGCCAAGGCGATCGAGGGCGGCGGGGAGAAGTACGTCCAGCGGCACCGCGAGCGGGGCAAGCTGCTCGCCCGCGAGCGGATCGAGCTGCTGATCGACGAGGACTCGGCGTTCCTGGAGCTGTCCCCGCTGGCCGCATGGGGCTCGGACTACCGGGTCGGCGGCAGCATGATCACCGGGATCGGCGTGGTCGAGGGCGTCGAATGCATGATCATCGCCAGCGACCCCACGGTGAAGGGCGGGGCGATGAACCCGCACAGCCTGAAGAAGGGCTTCCGCGCCGCGGACATCGCCGAGCAGAACCGGCTGCCCACGATCAACCTGGTCGAGTCAGGGGGCGCCGACCTTCCGGCGCAGAAGGAGATCTTCATCCCCGGCGGGCGCACCTTCCGTGACCTCACCCGCTCCTCGGCGCGCAAGATACCCACCGTGGCGCTGGTGTTCGGCAACTCCACCGCCGGTGGCGCCTACCTGCCGGGGATGTCGGACTACGTGGTGATGGTCAAGGAGCGCGCCAAGGTGTTCCTCGGCGGCCCGCCGCTGGTGAAGATGGCCACCGGGGAGGAGTCCGACGACGAGTCCCTCGGCGGGGCGGAGATGCACGCCCGCACCTCGGGCCTCGCCGACTACCTCGCGGTGGACGAGCAGGACGCCATCCGGCTGGGCCGCGGCATCATCCGCAGGCTGAACTGGCACAAGCAGGGACCGGCACCGAAACCGGACTACGAGGAGCCGCGCTACGACACCGAGGACCTGGTCGGCATCGTGCCGCCCGACCTGAAGGTGCCCTTCGAGCCGCGCGAGGTGATCGCCCGCGTGGTGGACGGCTCCGACTTCGACGAGTTCAAACCGCTGTACGGCAGCAGCCTGGTCACCGGCTGGGCGCAGGTGCACGGCTACCCGGTCGGCATCCTCGCCAACGCGCAGGGCGTGCTGTTCAGCGAGGAGTCGCAGAAGGCCACCCAGTTCATCCAGCTGGCCAACTCCAGCGACACCCCGCTGATCTTCCTGCACAACACCACCGGCTACATGGTCGGCAAGTCCTACGAGCAGGCCGGGATCATCAAGCACGGCGCGATGATGATCAACGCGGTGTCCAACTCCGCCGTGCCGCACATCTCGGTGCTGATGGGCGCCTCCTACGGGGCGGGGCACTACGGCATGTGCGGCCGGGCCTACGACCCGCGGTTCCTGTTCGCCTGGCCCAGCGCGAAGTCCGCGGTGATGGGCGCCCAGCAACTCGCCGGAGTGCTGTCCATCGTGGCCAGGCAGGCGGCGGCGAGCAGGGGCCAGGACTACAGCGAGGAGAACGACGCCGCCATGCGCGCCATGGTCGAGGGCCAGATCGAGGCCGAGTCGCTGCCGATGTTCCTGTCCGGGATGCTCTACGACGACGGGATCATCGACCCGCGGGACACCAGGACGGTGCTCGGGCTCAGCCTCTCCGCGATCCACAACGGACCAGTCAAGGGCGCCGATGGTTTCGGCGTCTTCCGGATGTAG
- a CDS encoding nucleoside deaminase, which yields MPGIEPAELLAVARDEARLGAREGGVPIGAALFGPAGELLGRGRNRRVQDGDPSLHAETAAFRAAGRRAHYRDTIMVTTLAPCWYCSGLVRQFGIPRVVIGEARTFSGGQDWLAEHGVRITILDDPECAELMRTFIDRNPGLWHEDIGAPHPR from the coding sequence ATGCCCGGCATCGAGCCGGCCGAACTGCTCGCCGTGGCAAGGGACGAGGCGAGGCTCGGCGCGCGGGAGGGCGGGGTGCCGATCGGGGCGGCCCTGTTCGGTCCCGCAGGCGAGCTACTCGGCCGCGGGCGCAACCGGCGGGTGCAGGACGGCGACCCCTCGCTGCACGCCGAGACCGCAGCCTTCCGGGCGGCAGGCAGGCGGGCGCACTACCGGGACACGATCATGGTCACCACGCTGGCCCCGTGCTGGTACTGCAGCGGCCTGGTGCGGCAGTTCGGCATCCCGCGGGTGGTGATCGGTGAGGCCCGCACCTTCAGCGGCGGCCAGGACTGGCTCGCCGAGCACGGGGTCCGGATCACCATCCTGGACGACCCCGAGTGCGCCGAGCTGATGCGCACCTTCATCGACCGCAACCCCGGCCTCTGGCACGAGGACATCGGCGCCCCCCACCCTCGCTGA
- a CDS encoding acetyl/propionyl/methylcrotonyl-CoA carboxylase subunit alpha: MIENLLVANRGEIALRVFRSCAEAGIGTVAVYSDADAGSPHATGADAAVRLPGEAPSDTYLRSDLLLEAARAAGADAVHPGYGFLSENAAFARAVLEAGLTWVGPPPDAIETMGSKVESKRLMAKAGVPVLPELEPDAVTEADLPVLVKASAGGGGRGMRVVRELADLPGAVDSARAEAESAFGDPTVFCERYLDTGRHIEVQVLADEHGTVWAVGERECSIQRRHQKVVEEAPSPLVDAAMRAELFEAARRAAKAIDYVGAGTVEFLSTADGTFYFLEMNTRLQVEHPVTECTTGVDLVAWQLRVAEGQRLPPTPPERTGHAIEVRLYAEDPAAQWQPQSGTLHRFEIPGVRAEFAIPDGHGLRLDSGVTGGSVIGVHYDPMLAKVIAWAPDRAAAARMLAGALARARIHGVVTNRDLLVRVLRHPAFLAGDTDTAFFDRHGLDTLARPLAGAEHTRLSALAAALAEAAANRAAAPVQRGLPSGWRNVPGADQRRSYRTGGEEYQVSYRLTRSGLRAADHPDTELIESAPDRVVLETAGVRRTFLVGRYPGLVAVDSPLGPVSLTPLPRFADPDAQLAAGSLLAPMPGTVLRVAVSEGDSVTAGEPLLWLEAMKMEHQITAPADGVVAELPVTAGRQVELGAVLAVVRTPEE; the protein is encoded by the coding sequence TTGATCGAGAATCTGCTGGTCGCCAACCGCGGGGAGATCGCGCTGCGGGTCTTCCGCAGCTGCGCCGAAGCCGGGATCGGCACGGTGGCGGTGTACTCCGACGCCGATGCGGGCTCCCCGCACGCCACCGGGGCCGATGCCGCCGTCCGGCTGCCCGGCGAGGCGCCCTCGGACACCTACCTGCGCTCTGACCTGCTGCTGGAGGCCGCGCGGGCGGCGGGCGCGGACGCGGTGCATCCCGGCTACGGGTTCCTCTCGGAGAACGCGGCCTTCGCCCGTGCCGTGCTGGAAGCGGGCCTGACCTGGGTCGGGCCGCCGCCGGATGCCATCGAGACCATGGGCTCCAAGGTGGAGTCCAAGCGGCTGATGGCCAAGGCCGGGGTTCCGGTGTTGCCGGAACTGGAGCCGGATGCGGTGACCGAGGCCGACCTGCCGGTGCTGGTGAAGGCATCCGCCGGTGGCGGCGGCCGGGGTATGCGGGTGGTGCGTGAGCTCGCCGACCTGCCCGGTGCGGTGGACAGCGCGCGGGCCGAGGCGGAGTCGGCCTTCGGCGACCCCACCGTGTTCTGCGAGCGCTATCTGGACACCGGGCGGCATATCGAGGTGCAGGTGCTGGCCGACGAGCACGGCACGGTGTGGGCCGTCGGCGAGCGGGAGTGCTCGATCCAGCGCAGGCACCAGAAGGTGGTCGAGGAGGCGCCCTCGCCGCTGGTGGACGCCGCCATGCGGGCGGAGCTGTTCGAGGCGGCCCGCAGGGCGGCCAAGGCGATCGACTACGTGGGCGCGGGCACCGTGGAGTTCCTGAGTACCGCGGACGGGACGTTCTACTTCCTGGAGATGAACACCCGGCTGCAGGTGGAGCACCCGGTCACCGAATGCACCACCGGGGTGGACCTGGTGGCGTGGCAGCTGCGGGTCGCGGAGGGCCAGCGGTTGCCGCCCACGCCACCGGAGCGCACCGGGCATGCCATCGAGGTGCGGCTGTACGCCGAGGACCCCGCCGCGCAGTGGCAGCCGCAGAGCGGGACCCTGCACCGGTTCGAGATTCCCGGGGTGCGCGCCGAGTTCGCGATCCCGGACGGCCACGGGCTGCGGCTGGACAGCGGGGTCACCGGCGGTTCGGTGATCGGCGTGCACTACGACCCGATGCTGGCCAAGGTGATCGCCTGGGCACCGGACCGGGCGGCCGCGGCGAGGATGCTGGCCGGGGCACTGGCCAGGGCCCGGATCCACGGCGTGGTGACCAATCGCGACCTGCTGGTGCGCGTGTTGCGGCACCCGGCCTTCCTGGCCGGGGACACCGACACCGCCTTCTTCGACCGGCACGGGCTGGACACCCTGGCCCGCCCGCTGGCCGGTGCCGAGCACACCCGGCTTTCCGCACTGGCCGCGGCGCTGGCCGAGGCAGCGGCGAACCGGGCGGCGGCACCGGTGCAGCGCGGCCTGCCCAGCGGCTGGCGCAACGTGCCGGGTGCGGACCAGCGCAGGTCCTACCGGACCGGCGGGGAGGAGTACCAGGTCAGCTACCGGCTGACCCGCTCCGGCCTGCGCGCCGCGGACCATCCGGACACCGAGCTGATCGAGTCCGCCCCGGACCGGGTGGTGCTGGAAACCGCCGGGGTGCGGCGCACCTTCCTGGTCGGCCGCTACCCGGGCCTGGTCGCGGTGGACTCGCCGCTCGGGCCGGTGAGCCTGACCCCGCTGCCCCGGTTCGCCGATCCGGACGCCCAGCTGGCGGCCGGATCGCTGCTGGCCCCGATGCCGGGCACCGTGCTGCGCGTGGCCGTGTCCGAAGGGGACAGTGTCACGGCCGGGGAACCGTTGCTGTGGCTCGAGGCGATGAAGATGGAACACCAGATCACCGCGCCTGCCGACGGCGTGGTGGCCGAGCTGCCGGTCACCGCGGGCCGGCAGGTCGAGCTCGGCGCGGTCCTCGCGGTCGTGCGGACACCAGAGGAGTAG